The window TGTATCATGAAGCCGCATATATCATCTATATGAATCCAGGGATAATATAATTTGGGTTTATTGAAATAGCCAGCCATACCCATACGGATACCTTTCACCAAAGCCGGTAAAGCTCCGCCATCTTTAGAAAGGACAATCCCGTTTCGGCAGCGCACTTCACGAATGCCAAGCGAGCCAATTCGAATCGCTTCCTCTTCCCATTTTTCACAGACCACAGCAAGAAAATCCTTGGCCGGTTTCCGATCTTCGGTCACTAATTCATCTCCACAGTCACCATAATAGCCCACCGCTGATGCACTGATAAAGGATTCGACCGAATGTTTTTTCTTTTTAAGAGAATGATAAATCATTTGGGCGCTGTTTACCCGGCTGTCCAAGATTTCTTGTTTCCTTGATTTCGTCCATCTCTTTTCTGCAATGTTCGCCCCTGCCAAATGGATGATAGCCGAAACACCATCCAAAGCCCTTTCATCCATTTTGCCGGCATCGACATCCCATTTAAAAAAAGTGGTTCCCTGAGCACCCGGTGCAGCAGGACTTCTTCCCAATGTATTTACTTCATAGCCTCTTTCTAAAAGCAATTGGCTAAGGCGAGTTCCGACCATCCCGCTGGCACCTGTAATCAGCACTTTTTTCATGCGCTTTCTATTTTTCACAATTTTACTCTATTCTTCTATATTTGCCCGCCTCGCGTTTAAAAATAGTTATTATGAATAAAATATTCAATCGTAATTTTTTGCTCACCCTTTGCGCTGTTTTAATATTAACCGGCTGTGGTCAAAGCAATAAAAAGAAAGAGAAGAATCAGGTCATCATCCACGAATTGTCGGATACTGATATGCTCAATCCCACCAATTATCAATCGGCAGAAGCGGGCTATTACCTCGCTCAGATGTTTCAAACTTTGACCGGGGTAGATCCTCGTACTTTAGCAGAGGTACCCTTGCTTTCAAAAACAATGCCGTTGGAAGAATATGATTCAACCACTAATATTCTGAAATACACTTACGAAATCAGAGAAGAGGCTAAGTGGGATAATGGCACTCCGATTACGGGTAAGGATGTAGATTTCAGTATGAAAGTTTACAAGTGTCCTACTGTAAATGACGAGTCGCAGAAGCCTTATTTTGAATTAGTGAGCGACATCGTTACCTATCCGGACAATCCGAAAAAAGTGACCATTGTTTGTAACAAGAAATATAT is drawn from Bacteroidota bacterium and contains these coding sequences:
- a CDS encoding TIGR01777 family protein, translating into MKKVLITGASGMVGTRLSQLLLERGYEVNTLGRSPAAPGAQGTTFFKWDVDAGKMDERALDGVSAIIHLAGANIAEKRWTKSRKQEILDSRVNSAQMIYHSLKKKKHSVESFISASAVGYYGDCGDELVTEDRKPAKDFLAVVCEKWEEEAIRIGSLGIREVRCRNGIVLSKDGGALPALVKGIRMGMAGYFNKPKLYYPWIHIDDICGFMIHAMEHKKVSGAYNTTAPHSVLMKELIREILRVTKSKAVMIPAPSFLVELALGELSSMLLCSQRCSAEKILSTGFTFEYPKIGGALEEVLGKKHSS